The DNA sequence CATCGAATGTGCCTTTTAATATTGCAAGGGGGAACCAGAATGTAGTAGATCCCTATAATAATTACTGGGACGGAAGAAGCCAGGCCGAGCCTTTGTTCAGAGGGATCCGCGATTGCAATATCTTCCTGGAAAAGATCCACGAGGTGCCTGATATCGACGATTTCGAAAAGCATAAGTGGATGGCGGAAGTGAATTTCCTGAAGGCCTATTTTCATTTCTACCTTCTCCGGATGTACGGGCCTATTCCGATCATGGATGAGAACCTGCCGATTACCAGCGGTACGGATGCCGTGAAAGTGGAAAGGCAGCATGTGGATACCTGTTTTAACTATATCGTAAACCTGCTGGACAAGGCGGCGGCAGACCTTCCCGAAGAAATAGAGCTGGAAGCAATCGAGGCAGGTCGAATAACAAAGCCGATCGCCAAGGCCGTAAAGGCAAAAGTGTTAATATATGCCGCCAGCCCATTGTTTAACGGGAATAAGGATTATACTGGTTATGTAGGAAACAGCGGAGAGCAATTATTCGATCCGCAATATTCGGTGGAAAAATGGGAACGGGCGGCGGAAGCCTGCAAGGAAGCCATCGAACTCAGCCATGCTACCGGACACGAATTGTTCTACTGGCAGCCTAACCAACCGGATATTTCCGAACAGACAATTGCCAAAATGCATATCAGGAATAGTGTGACCGAAGAGTGGAACCGGGAGATTATCTGGTCCAATACCAATAGCATGACCAGTTTTACGCAATGGGCCTCCCAGGCCAGGCTGGTCCCGGAACCAACCGCCAATATTCAATCATTGCTGGCGCCCACCATGCGAATGGCAGAATTGTTCTATACGGAAAACGGCGTGCCTATTACAGAGGACAAGACCTGGGATTATGCGGGCAGATTTCAGTTACGGACCGCCACGCCGGAAGAGAAATATTTGATCAAAGAAGGTTACCAGACGGTTGCGCTCCATTTTCAGCGGGAAACGCGGTTTTATGCGAGTCTCGCATTTGACGGTGCAATATGGTACGGCCAGGGCAGGTTCAACGACGATGATCCTTTCTACGTACAGGCAAAAATGGGCCAGAACGCCGCCCGGAAAGCGGTTGCCTATTATTCCGTAACCGGCTACTGGCCCAAAAAGCTTGTCAATTTCAATAACCCGGTAAGCCTTGGAGTCTCTTATGCCGCCGAAGCTTATCCCTGGCCCGAGATCAGGCTTGCCGATCTTTACCTGTTGTATGCAGAAGCACTGAACGAGACGAATGGACCCGGCCCGGAACCCTTAAAGTGGATCAACCTTGTGCGGGAACGGGCGAGTTTGAAAACCGTGGAAGAATCCTGGTCGGCTTATTCGAAAACACCCGGTAAATATCAGAATCAGAATGGCCTCAGGGAAATAATTCACCAGGAGCGGATGATAGAGATGGCATTTGAAGGACAGCGTTTCTGGGACCTCAGGAGGTGGAAAAAAGCCGAACAGGTAATGAATTCGCCGATAAGAGGCTGGACAACGGAGGAGGAAGAGGCCACCGGTTACTACCAGGTTCAAACACTATTTAACCAAGCCTTTCAAAAGCGCGACTATTTCTGGCCTATACGCGAGCAATCATTGATCGAAAATGAAAAGCTCATTCAAAGCCCGGGATGGTAATAGGTGTTTAGTATCAAGTATCAAGACAAAAGTATCAAGTATCATGAATACTAATAAAGTTTTTTTAGGGTTTCTTGGCATGCTGATGATAGTTTCAGCCTGTAAAAAGGATCAGCATAAAATGACGCCCCTCGACAACGACGGTGCGGCGCCCGCTGCCATATCCAATGTTGAGGTGGAGAACCTGCCCGGTGCCGCCAGAATATCGTATACCTTGCCGGACGATGAGGATCTGCTCTATGTAGTGGCCGAATGCGAAACGGAGAACGGAATCAAGGAAGGAAAGGCTTCTCTTTTTGGCAATGGCTTGCTCCTGGACGGGTTTGGTGATACCAGGGAGCGGAAAGTAACCCTGTATGCCGTAGATCGCGGCGAAAATAAATCTGAACCGGTAACGGTAAACATACAACCCCTGACACCTCCCATGCAAATGATCCGTAACTCAGTAGAAGTGAACGAGGACTTTGGGGGAGTGAAGATAAATTTCAAGAATGAGCTGGAAGCGCCGGTGGTAATCAACATTCTTACCCCGGACTCTGTGGGGGAATGGTCGGAGGTGGAAACATGGTATACCAGCCAGGAAGAAGGAGCTTTTTCTATCAGGGGTTTTGAAGCAAAGAAGCGGAAGTTTGCCATTTATGTCCGCGATCAGTGGGAAAACCTTTCCGATACGCTGATCGTAGAAAAGGTTCCCTTGTTTGAAGAAGAACTGGATAAATCAAATTTCTCCCAATATAACCTGCATTCGGACGCGTCCGCGGGCTATGGCTGGGTCATGACCAGGATGTGGGATGGCAGCGTGGACGAACCCAACGGATTTCACACCGCTCCCGGTTCTACTTTCCCTCATCATTATACGTTTGATCTTGGCGGTGTTTACCAGTTGAGCCGTTACACGATGTGGCAAAGGGGGCTTATCAGCGGCACCGATTTCTTATACGCTCACGGAAATCCAAGGCAATGGGAAATCTGGGGCGCTACCGATCCCGCATCCGACGGAAGCTGGGACGGCTGGACCAAGCTGGCGGATTGCGAATCAATTAAACCTTCCGGCTCACCGATCGGGACTGTGACAAATGAAGACAGGGAGTATGCCATGAGAGGGCATGAATTCCTTATTCCCCTGGAGGCGCCGGCCGTGCGGTATATCCGGCTTAAGATCATCAATACCTGGGGCGGGGCCTCTTATTCTCATGTTATGGAACTTTCTTTCTGGGGTGCGGGGCAATGACGTTGCTTCGCAACGGTTCAAAGTTTAAAGTTCAAGGGTTAAAGTTCAAAGTTTAAAGTTTTTGATCTATGCAGTTACAAAAATATAAGAAATGCGGACTGTTGTACGCTTTCTTGGTTGGTTTGGCGGGCTGCTGCCTCCTTGCCTGCAGCAAAATGGACGATACTTATGACGAGTTCCTGGAAGGGGGTGAACGAATCTACACCGGCAGGGTTGATTCGGTAGCGGCTTATTCAGGGTACAAACGCGTGGCCCTCTCATGGCTGCTGATCTCCGACCCGAAGATTACCTATTGTAAGGTCTTATGGAACAACGGTACTGATTCCCTGCGCATACCGGTAATTCGGAGTACCGGTGTTGACACCATACACGTAGTCCTGGACAATCTTGAAGAGGGCGTGTACACATTTGATATTTATACCGGCGATGACAAAGGGCATTCCTCGCTTAAAGTAAGCGCTATTGGCCGGGCTTACGGCGACGAATACACCGGCAATATGCCGGATATGCCTTTCAGCCGCGCCAAATGGTCGGATGATAAAACGACCATCAAATGGGGTTTCAAAGAAGGAAACGACATTCTCACCGGGGTGGAACTGAACTACACGGATCGTTCAGGCGGGGAACAGCGCATGGTGGTATTCCCGGACAGCCTTGAAACTGTTATGGAAGATTATAAAAAAGGCACGGAGTTCCGCTACCGTACCATGTACCTCCCGGATTCCACCGCTATTGATACCCTGTATACGGATTATCTGACCGTTTCACCCCTAATAGAACATGAAATGGATAAATCCGCCTTTGCGGAATACGTCCTTCCCTCGGATGCCCCTTCGGCCTGGGGATGGCTGCTGCCAATGCTGTGGGACGGGAATATCAATGCGCCGAACGGATTCCATACGCCTTCGGATGTAGGTTTTCCTCATCATTATACCTTTGACCTGGGTAAGGAAACTGTGCTGAGCCGTTTCAAACTCTGGCAGCGCGGCGCTGCTGCAGGTGACGGTTACCTGTACTCCGGCGGGAACCCGAAGCAATTTGAGGTCTGGGGCTCCACCGCGCCCGCCGCCGACGGCAGCTGGGAGGGCTGGACAAAGCTCCTGGACGCTCAGTCCTTCAAACCTTCCGGCCTCCCGGTAGGGCAGCTGACGGATGAGGACAAGGCTTATGCCGCAGCCGGGGAAGAGTTTCACTTTCCGTCGAACACACCTCCCGTACGGTATATCCGTGTAAAAGTGATCAATAACTGGAGAGGCGATCCTTATTCCCACTCCAATGAGATCACGTTCTGGGAAGTGGAGAATTAATATGGTTCAGTTAACTTTATGCATGAAGCTGCTTAAACGAATTGCTTTATTACGCACAATCCCCCGCTATATTCTCCTGAATGACAAAGGAGAAATTGTCAACCGGGAATTTGAACGCCCCTCCTGGGATACCTTCGTTTATGAACTGAACGAGGCAATCGAGACAGACCAGGAAAACTAATTGAAATCGAGATGAAAAATATTGGCGAAAACGGATTATTATTGCAAATTTGGGCTTGTATAAAACGCAATTACTAAAGAAAATGAGAAAATCCCTGTTCCCGGTACTGATGTGCTTTACCTGTGCTTTTTTTATGAATTCCTTGTCTGCCGAGGCACAATCTTCCGATGACGGGAGCATTTTGTTGAGCGACTATGCCTACACCCGGAGGATAACCTGGTGGGAACCATTGTTATCCAGGGAGCGGAAGATGCTTCCGCGGAGGATTTCGTGCTTCGCGGAGACAATGCCGGTAAATTCAAAATAAAAAAGGGCAACCAGCTATTTATTCGCGGCAAATATGCCAAGTCCGCTGAAAAATGGGTTGACCTTGCCATTGGTACTGCGGACGGCCAGCTGAGTGCGGATTTCAGGATACTGAAAGATCAGTTTCATACCAATGGGGTAATTGCCCACAGGGGTGCCTGGAAAAACACAAAGGTTCCCCAGAATTCCATCGCCTCATTTGAAGAAGCGGTGAAGCTGGGATGTGAAGGGTCCGAATTCGACGTGCATCTAAGCGCGGATTCCGTGACCATTCTTTTTCATGACCGCGACAAGGAAGGGCTCGTCATTGAGAAGACCAGCTATAAGGACCTTTCTGAAGAGAGATTGAGCAACGGAGAGGTACTTCCCGAACTTGTTGACTTTCTCAAGGCGGCAATGAATCAGAATACGACAAAGATGGTACTGGAAATCAAGCCTTCGGCCGTTAGCAAGGAACGGGGGATCGCACTGACCGAAATGGTCGTGAGGCAGGTGCGGGAAGCAAAGGCACAGGCCTGGGTGGATTACATCAGTTTCGGATATGATATTTGCCAGCGGCTGCTGGAGCTGGACCCCTATGCTAATGTGGCTTACCTGAACGGGGACAAGGCCCCCTCTGAGGTAGCTGCCGATAAGTTATTCGGCCTTGATTATAACCAGAAGGTATTCCGGGAACACCCTGACTGGATCACGGAAGCAAAGGAACAAGGGCTTACGCTCAACGTCTGGACCGTGAATAAGGCGGAAGATATGGATTGGTTCCTTGAAAAAGAATTTGATTTTATCACCACCGACGAACCTGAGTTACTGCTTGAAAAAGTGAAGAAGTAGGGTTGTAAAACAAAACGGCCCTGCGAATTGTACATATAGGCATTCAATGGATGTGCTATCAACACCTTTTCCAGGGCAGGTCCTGCCTCAGCTGAATTGGGAATTATCATTCAGGCCTTACCTTGATTTTATAGAGGCGCAAATCAGCCGGAGCCGGAGTACTACCCATAAAACTTACCTGGAAGCAATTGCTGCAATTCTCCGGCAAAATCCTGTTTTGCTCGAACCGATTGAAGATTTCAGCATTCTTGAGAATTTTTCCGAACTGGCGGAATTGATAAAGCTGAACCATGTTCAGCGGGATATCCGGGGAGAAGAACCCATGTTTGCCATAGGCACTCCCTTTCCCATGCAATTATTTTCCTATTCGGAGAATTTCCGGGCCCTGATGCTGGATGAGCAAAATATGTGTAAGTCCTGCCTTTCCTGCGAGTTTGTGGACAGTGATCACCTGCGCAAACTTTACTGGATGGTACTGGAAAAATGCTACGGGCTGGACCTGGACCAGCGCCTGCTTCCGGATACTTTTTTACGGCTGAAGGACGAAGGCAGGATGAGGCGAAAGCATTACCGTTTTTCGGTGAACCATCATTTCGTTAACCTGAGGCACAGCAGCGGCTTGCCCCCTTTGCAGCAGGAATGGATTGACTTTGCATTGGGCCTTATCCGCCATGCCGGCGATCTTAAAATACCACTGCCGCTGGAGGATTTTATTGCCGAAGGTTTCATGGTATTTACGATCCGGGATGAGACGGAAGAAATGTCTCTGCAGGAACTGCAGCGAACGATTGCCGATATGCATACGGTTCCGGAAGAAACGACCTTTACCAATATAAAACAGGCTACCTTATCCCTGCTGGGAAAGGACGAAGTTGAACTGGGCATTTTACCCTTTATCAGGATCAATAAGCAATACAGGTACCATGCCGCGTATAACCGGTCCAGCGTGATCTTTGAATTGCTTAGCCGGGAACTTCCGGAAGAAAAGCTAAGCGATATCTTCCACAAACTTCTTAACAGGTACCTGGAGCGTAAGGAAGGCGGATGGCTTATTTACAATGACCTGGAAGAAAGCGCGGAAGAAAATGAAGTGGAACAGCTGATGAACCGCTACGGGTTTCAAAGCCTGGGTATATTCCCCGTCTGGCATCGTGAAAAATTGCTGGGCATTTTGGAAGTAGCCAGTAAAAAGCAGCAGGTGATCGATACAAAACTAACCCGGAAAATAGAGCAGGCCCTTCCCCTTTACCGGGAATTCTTAACCTACCAGACCGGCAGGCTGGCAGAACGTATGAATTCCTATATCATGCGCCGATACACGGCCATACAGCCCGCTGTGCAATGGAAGTTCAACGAGGCTGCCTGGAAGGCCTTTGCGGAAAATATCGTGGGAGCAAAAGACGGCCAGGCCGCTCCCGAGAATATCCGTTTTGAAAACCTTCATCCCTTTTATGGCGCGGTAGACGTCCGGAACTCTTCCGTGGAGCGTCTAAACGCGGTGCGGCAGGACCTGTGGTTGCAGCTGGAGTATCTTGAAGTATTGCTGGATATTGCGGAATCCACCGCAGACGTAAAGGAGATGCAGCAAAAAGTACAGCGGTGGCAGCAATTGATCAATCTCAATATCACCCTGGAAGAGGAGGTAGACCTGCGCGATTTCCTGGAAGAAAGCGTGAGCTTTGTCAGTACGTTAAAGCAGGGAGGGCTGCTCCCCCTGGACGAGGCCCGGGATTTCGAACAGAAAATGAAGGATGAAAGCAGCGAGTTTCATTCGGCAAGCTGGGGGTTTGAACAAAGCCTGAAGCAAGTGAATGAGTCCCTGAAGGCTTCTCTTGAACAGGCCGAAGCAACGCTGCAGGAAAGGATCCCTCATTATTTTGAAAAGTTCAAGACCGACGGCTGGGAATTCAATCTGTATGCCGGGGAAAGCATTTCTCCCTGGCGCTCCTTTTCAGAGGAAGACGCGGATGCCGTATGTCGCTGGCAGCTGGATACCATGATCGCGATGGCGAATGCTTCCCACGCAGTAAGGCCGAAGCTATTATATCCTCTGAATACCACCCAGCTGGTTTTTGTTCATAGTAACCTGGTTGATATTAGCTACCGTTCCGATGAGCGGCGGTTCGACGTGGAAGGCGCGTACAGCATCCGGTATGAAGTAATAAAAAAGCGGATTGATAAGGTGCGTTTGCTCGGCAGCGAAGAACGGCTCACCCAACCCGGAACCATTGCCATTGTGTATGTGCATAGCCGCAACGCCGTCTATTACAGGAAGCAGCTGCGCACGCTTATCTCGGAAGGGAAGCTCTTGCCCGGCATTGAAATGCTCGATCTTGAAGAATTGCAGGGAATCAGCGGATTGAAAGCCCTGCGCGTACGTATAAATTACCGGAAGTTATGAAAGCTTTATTTTTAACGCCCCTCGTGCTGGTGGCCTGCGCGGGGACTTCCTCGAAAATGCCCGCCTCCTTGCCGGAAGGCTATACATACGAAAACCTGCAGGAAATCGAACTTGAAAAGGAACTGGAAGAGATCTCCGGCATAACCTATGACGGCGGCGGATTCCTGGCCCATAACGATGAAGAAGGGATCATTTACCGGCTGGATAAGTCATACCGCATAAAAGCCTCCCTCCCCTTTGGCGAAGAAGGCGATTACGAGGAGCTGAAAAAGGTCAATGAGGCGCTGTACGTATTAAAGAGCAAGGGGCATATCTGGTCCATGGGCTACGACGGAACAAGGCTTAACATGATACAGGAACATAAATGGCCCGGCGAAAAAGCGGAATTTGAGGCGATGTTCTATGATAAGGAGAAGCGCTCCCTGGTGCTGATCTGCAAAAATGAAAAAGGAGACAAGGAAACGCGTATCACCCGCGGCTATGCTTTTTACCCCGAAGAAAGCCGTTTTGGGAAGGAAGCTGTATTCAATCTCGAATGGGACGAAGCCGCCCGCGTAGCCGGAACGGAAATTAAAGCGCTGCACCCTTCCGCGGCGGCCGTTCACCCGCTCACCGGTGCAATTTATATCCTTGCCTCGATAGAGAAATTATTGCTGGTGGCGGACCGGGAAGGCGGAGTAAAGGAAGTCCACCGGCTCGGCAAGGAACTATTTGCCCAGCCGGAGGGAATTACTTTTGACGAGGCCGGGAACCTGTATATTAGCAATGAAGCGGGTGATGCCGGAGCAGCCACGCTCCTGGCCTTTTCTTACCAGGCGGCTAATTGATCAATATCATGCCATTCTCCAGCAAGCTCCGTATCGTTTTCCTGGTATTGACAGCAATGTTCGTTGCTGCTTCTCTCTCCGCGCAGGAAAGGAACGCGGGGCCGCGTCAGCGGGTAATACTGATAGGGGATGCCGGGCGTTTGCTGAACGGAAGGGCGATCGTTCCGGAAGCTGCCGCCAGCATGATAAACCCGGGCGACAGCCGGGTGACCGTCGTTTTCCTGGGTGATAATGTATACGATAAAGGCTTACCCGGCGAAGAAGACAAAAACTATTCGGAAAGCGTGCATATCCTGCAGCGGCAATTAGCTCCCTTTGAGGGTTATAAGGCGGCTGTTTATATGATTCCCGGGAATCATGACTGGCAAAAGGGCGGCCCGCTTGGCTGGGACCGTATTAAAAGGCAGGCCGCCTGGGTGGATAGCCTCCCCGGAGACCGGGTAGTTTTTTTACCGCAGGGAGGCTGTCCCGGCCCGGAAGAAATAACGCTGGGTGATAGTGTTGTCCTGGTGATCGTGGATACGCAATGGTGGCTGCATCCTTTTGAAAAGCCGGGAGAGGACAGCGATTGCGACTGCAAGAACCGGGAAGAAGTGCTGGCGGCGCTGGAAGACATTGCCTGGCGCAACCGGCATAAGAAAATAGTTTTCGCAGCGCATCATGCTTTCCGCACTCATGGTATCCACGGCGGGTATTTCACCTTAAAACAGCATATTTTCCCCTTAACCGACCTCCATCCGGACTGGTATTTCCCACTGCCCCTGGTTGGCTCCATTTACCCGCTTAGCAGGGGTGTGTTCGGCGATATCCAGGACCTGCAGCATCCCGAGTACCGGTATATGGTGAAGTCTATGGAAGAAGCAATGGAAGCGGCAGAGGATGTCACCTGGGTAGGCGGGCATGATCATGCCCTGCAGCTTCTGCGGGACAAGGAGCGATATTATATCGTCAGCGGCTCGGGTATCAATATGGAACGGGTAAGAACCGCTTCCAATACCTTGTTTGCTTCCGGGAAGAGAGGATTTGCAGAGATCCTGTTTTTGGAGAACGGGAATAAGGAAATCCGTTTCTTTGAAGTAGATACGGCCGGGAATGCCCGTCTGGCTTTCAAAAAGGAACTGCCGGCAGGAGCCCGCCCGGCGGAAGCTGAGCTTGCAGGGGGGACCAGCTTGCGGCGGAAGCTGCGCCAGCGGCCGGCGATGGGGCAGGAGTCCCCGGGACGAAAGACCAGCTTGCAACGAAAGATGTGCCAGCGGCGGACGGTGTGGCCGGAGCCCGCCCGGCGGAAGAGCCTGTGCCAGTCCGGTCAAAAAAGGCATCCCGGGACAGTATTACCGTGGCCATTGCTCCTGAGTACGATGAAGCGGGGGAAATGCACCGGTTTTTTTTCGGTCAGAATTATCGCCGGCTCTGGGCCACTCCCGTTAAAATGCGGGTTTTCCGGCTTGAAGAAGAAATGGGAGGGCTGGAAATTGTAAAAAAGGGAGGCGGGCAGCAGACACTTTCCCTGCGGCTGGCGGATAGTTCGGGAAAGGAATGGAACCTCCGGACCGTCCAGAAGAACCCTGAAAAGGCGCTTCCGCCCAGGTTAAGGGCCACCGTTGCGGAAAAGATTGTCCAGGACCAGATATCGGCCGCCCATCCCTTTGGTGCGCTGGCGGTGCCAACCGTTGCCGGGGCCCTGGATATTCCTCATGCCAGGCCGGAACTGGTGTACCTGCCCGATGATCCTGCGCTGGGAATGTACCAGGAAGATTTTGCGAATGCGGTATATACCTTTGAAGAGCGGGAGCCTATACCGGATGATACTAAAAGCACGACTTCTGTCCTGGAAAAGCTGCAAGAGGACAACGATCACGTCATAGATGAAAAAGCCGTATTGAAGGCCCGCCTGCTGGACCTGCTGATCGGCGACTGGGACCGGCACGAAGATCAATGGCGATGGGGAAAGGTTGACAAGGAACACGGTAATATTTATTACCCGATCCCCCGCGACCGGGACCAGGTTTTTTTTACCAATAGCGGCCTGTTCCCGGGAATTGCCGCGCGAAAGTGGGCCATGCCCAAGTTCCAGGGGTTTAAGCCGTCTATACGCGATGTGAACGGCTTTATGTTCAATGCGCGTTATTTTGACCGCCTGTTCCTGCATGAACTGGAAGAAGAGACCTGGCAGGAAACTGCTTCCCTGGTACAGGAAACGCTTACCGACCGGCTGCTGGATTCGGCATTACACCAGATGCCCGACACTATCTACCGGCTTTCGGGCCGAAAGATTCTCCATACCCTGAAAGCAAGAAGGGATCACCTGAAGCAGGACGCCCTGGATTATTATCACTTCCTGGCCAGGGCCGTAGATATTCCCGGTTCGGACCAGCCTGATCTTTTCCAGGTTTCCCTCGAGAAAGATGGCCGCGTAAAAGTAAGGGGAAGCAAAGTGGAAAAACGGGAACGGGTATTTTATGAACGCAGCTTTTACCCGGCCGTCACGAAGGAGGTCAGGATCTACGGCCGGGATGATGAAGATGTGTTTGAGGTGAGCGGCGCCGGTCATTCCCCGATAAAAATACGGATGATCGGCGGCTCCGGGACCGATATTTTCCGGGTGGGAGAAGAGGTGAAAGGGAAAGGCCGCCTGTTTATTTATGACCGTTCCGACCTTGAAAATACTTTTCCTCCCCGCGGTAAAGCAGTCCTGAGGACGTCTGAAGAGGCCGCGGTAAATGAATACGATCCGCAGAGCTTTCAGTACGACCGGCTGATGCCCTTATTGACCGCAGGCTACAACCTGGACGATGGGGTTTTCCTGGGCGCTGGTTTTCAATATATTCACCATGCGTTTCGCAAGGAACCCTACGCTTCCAGGAATAAATTAATGGTTGGCCACGCATTGGCTACCAGCGCCTGGTTTTTGGATTACGAAGGGGAGTTCATGCAGCTGCTGGGGAACATGGACCTGCTCGCGGACCTGGAGGCGAAAGCCCCCCATAACACGACTAATTTCTTTGGCGCGGGCAACGAGACGGTTTTCCGGGAAGAACTGAGCGATCCAGCTATCCAGTATTACCGCACCCGATATAACCTGGTGGAAGGGGAAGTAAAGATCCGCTTGCCCCTGGGAAACAGCTTACGGGTTTTTGGCGGACCGGCGGGACAATATTTTAACATGCGGAGCGAGGAGAACGATGAGCGCTTTATCCGGGATTATGCCGGGCTGCACCCGCAGGACGAATTATTTACCCACAGGACCTTCGCCGGCCTGGTTGCCGGTTTTGAAATAGATACCAGGAACCATGAGCTGACACCGACCAGGGGCTTTTCCTGGAATACGACTTTTAAAGGAATGCAGCAGGTGCAGGGTGAAAAAGACCGGTATGGGCAATTGCAAACGGAGCTGCGCCTGTTTACGAGTTTTAACCTGAACCCGCGGCTGGTGATCGCCAATCGCATCGGCGCGGGATATACCTTTGGGGAACCCGGGTTTTACCAGCTTTTATACCTTGGCGGAAAGCAGAATCTCCGGGGTTACCGGAATTTTCGCTTTGCGGGAGAAAGCATGTTCTATCACAATATCGAGCTTCGTTTGAAACTATTTGATTTTACTTCGTATCTTTTTCCCGGCTCGGTGGGCCTGACCGGCTTTCACGATATCGGGCGCGTCTGGCGGCCCGGCGAAGATTCGGATAAATGGCATCAAGGTTATGGCGGCGGGATTTACCTGGTGCCTGCGGAGATGCTGGTGCTGAGCGGATCGGTCGGATTTTCGGAAGAAGAAATACTTCCGTCTGTTTCCCTGGGTTTTCAGTTCTGAAGAATTAATTAAACAAACGATATGCCTGCCACAGGATTAATGGAAAAGACGGCTGCGTATGTACGGGACCTGTACAAGGAACACGCAAATGAAAACCTGATCTATCACACCCTGGAACACACCGAGGGTGTAGTTAAAGCGGCTGAGCAGATAGCGGACCATTACCAGTTGGATGAAACGGATTACCTGGCAGTATACATCGCCGCCTGGTTCCACGACACCGGCTATCTTTCAGGGCCGCCTGAAGGACACGAACTGAAGGGGGCGGCAATGGCCGAAGAATTCCTGCTGAGCGAACAAGCCGATTCCGAGCTGGTCGAAAAAGTGAAGGAATGTATTCTTGCTACCCGTTTAAGCGCAAAACCGGAATCTTTGACCGAAAGGATCATGGCGGACGCGGACCTCTATCATTTTGGTACGGAAAGTTTCCGGAACAGCAACCGGAATATGCGGAAGGAAGTGGAATTGCGCTCCGGCAAGCGTATTCCGGGCGGACAATGGAGAAAAAGCGCGATGATCATGCTCAGGCAGCATGAATTCAAAACCGATTATTGCCGCGCCCTTCTCCAAAAAGGCAAACAGGAAAATATAGAGCGGCTGGAAGCCCGCGAGGAAGAACAACAACTGAAGAAGCAAATAAAACGCGCGGCCGCGGAAGAAGCTGCCTCCGCGGAAGCGGCAGGTTCCCCGGCTTTGGCAATATCCGCTGCTTCCGGTGGACCGGCAACGAACTCCGGCGAGCCGGCCTCTTCAACGACTCCCGGAATATCCTCAGCAGCAGCAGCGGGTAAAGGTAAGGGTAAAGGAAAAAAGGACG is a window from the Anseongella ginsenosidimutans genome containing:
- a CDS encoding DUF4998 domain-containing protein, whose protein sequence is MQLQKYKKCGLLYAFLVGLAGCCLLACSKMDDTYDEFLEGGERIYTGRVDSVAAYSGYKRVALSWLLISDPKITYCKVLWNNGTDSLRIPVIRSTGVDTIHVVLDNLEEGVYTFDIYTGDDKGHSSLKVSAIGRAYGDEYTGNMPDMPFSRAKWSDDKTTIKWGFKEGNDILTGVELNYTDRSGGEQRMVVFPDSLETVMEDYKKGTEFRYRTMYLPDSTAIDTLYTDYLTVSPLIEHEMDKSAFAEYVLPSDAPSAWGWLLPMLWDGNINAPNGFHTPSDVGFPHHYTFDLGKETVLSRFKLWQRGAAAGDGYLYSGGNPKQFEVWGSTAPAADGSWEGWTKLLDAQSFKPSGLPVGQLTDEDKAYAAAGEEFHFPSNTPPVRYIRVKVINNWRGDPYSHSNEITFWEVEN
- a CDS encoding DUF5000 domain-containing lipoprotein; this encodes MNTNKVFLGFLGMLMIVSACKKDQHKMTPLDNDGAAPAAISNVEVENLPGAARISYTLPDDEDLLYVVAECETENGIKEGKASLFGNGLLLDGFGDTRERKVTLYAVDRGENKSEPVTVNIQPLTPPMQMIRNSVEVNEDFGGVKINFKNELEAPVVINILTPDSVGEWSEVETWYTSQEEGAFSIRGFEAKKRKFAIYVRDQWENLSDTLIVEKVPLFEEELDKSNFSQYNLHSDASAGYGWVMTRMWDGSVDEPNGFHTAPGSTFPHHYTFDLGGVYQLSRYTMWQRGLISGTDFLYAHGNPRQWEIWGATDPASDGSWDGWTKLADCESIKPSGSPIGTVTNEDREYAMRGHEFLIPLEAPAVRYIRLKIINTWGGASYSHVMELSFWGAGQ
- a CDS encoding RagB/SusD family nutrient uptake outer membrane protein — protein: MPFNIARGNQNVVDPYNNYWDGRSQAEPLFRGIRDCNIFLEKIHEVPDIDDFEKHKWMAEVNFLKAYFHFYLLRMYGPIPIMDENLPITSGTDAVKVERQHVDTCFNYIVNLLDKAAADLPEEIELEAIEAGRITKPIAKAVKAKVLIYAASPLFNGNKDYTGYVGNSGEQLFDPQYSVEKWERAAEACKEAIELSHATGHELFYWQPNQPDISEQTIAKMHIRNSVTEEWNREIIWSNTNSMTSFTQWASQARLVPEPTANIQSLLAPTMRMAELFYTENGVPITEDKTWDYAGRFQLRTATPEEKYLIKEGYQTVALHFQRETRFYASLAFDGAIWYGQGRFNDDDPFYVQAKMGQNAARKAVAYYSVTGYWPKKLVNFNNPVSLGVSYAAEAYPWPEIRLADLYLLYAEALNETNGPGPEPLKWINLVRERASLKTVEESWSAYSKTPGKYQNQNGLREIIHQERMIEMAFEGQRFWDLRRWKKAEQVMNSPIRGWTTEEEEATGYYQVQTLFNQAFQKRDYFWPIREQSLIENEKLIQSPGW
- a CDS encoding glycerophosphodiester phosphodiesterase family protein, which codes for MGTIVIQGAEDASAEDFVLRGDNAGKFKIKKGNQLFIRGKYAKSAEKWVDLAIGTADGQLSADFRILKDQFHTNGVIAHRGAWKNTKVPQNSIASFEEAVKLGCEGSEFDVHLSADSVTILFHDRDKEGLVIEKTSYKDLSEERLSNGEVLPELVDFLKAAMNQNTTKMVLEIKPSAVSKERGIALTEMVVRQVREAKAQAWVDYISFGYDICQRLLELDPYANVAYLNGDKAPSEVAADKLFGLDYNQKVFREHPDWITEAKEQGLTLNVWTVNKAEDMDWFLEKEFDFITTDEPELLLEKVKK
- a CDS encoding GAF domain-containing protein, with protein sequence MDVLSTPFPGQVLPQLNWELSFRPYLDFIEAQISRSRSTTHKTYLEAIAAILRQNPVLLEPIEDFSILENFSELAELIKLNHVQRDIRGEEPMFAIGTPFPMQLFSYSENFRALMLDEQNMCKSCLSCEFVDSDHLRKLYWMVLEKCYGLDLDQRLLPDTFLRLKDEGRMRRKHYRFSVNHHFVNLRHSSGLPPLQQEWIDFALGLIRHAGDLKIPLPLEDFIAEGFMVFTIRDETEEMSLQELQRTIADMHTVPEETTFTNIKQATLSLLGKDEVELGILPFIRINKQYRYHAAYNRSSVIFELLSRELPEEKLSDIFHKLLNRYLERKEGGWLIYNDLEESAEENEVEQLMNRYGFQSLGIFPVWHREKLLGILEVASKKQQVIDTKLTRKIEQALPLYREFLTYQTGRLAERMNSYIMRRYTAIQPAVQWKFNEAAWKAFAENIVGAKDGQAAPENIRFENLHPFYGAVDVRNSSVERLNAVRQDLWLQLEYLEVLLDIAESTADVKEMQQKVQRWQQLINLNITLEEEVDLRDFLEESVSFVSTLKQGGLLPLDEARDFEQKMKDESSEFHSASWGFEQSLKQVNESLKASLEQAEATLQERIPHYFEKFKTDGWEFNLYAGESISPWRSFSEEDADAVCRWQLDTMIAMANASHAVRPKLLYPLNTTQLVFVHSNLVDISYRSDERRFDVEGAYSIRYEVIKKRIDKVRLLGSEERLTQPGTIAIVYVHSRNAVYYRKQLRTLISEGKLLPGIEMLDLEELQGISGLKALRVRINYRKL